From Pseudomonas fluorescens, one genomic window encodes:
- a CDS encoding acetyl-CoA C-acyltransferase, translating into MDQNEVVIVATARTALAKSFRGSFNDTEAPVLGGHVVRAVVERAGIDPAEVEDVIMGAAVQQGTQGYNIGRLCAYTGGLPDSVPGMALDRMCASGLMSIGVAAKNIISGEMNIAIGGGVESLSLTQNKHKNSYRSQSEAVLHVMPSAYIPMIETAEIVSRRYGISRAAQDEYSLQSQLRTAAAQRDGLFDEEIVRLSVDKLLFAADGQPNGHERVQVTRDECNRPNTRLEDLAALKPVWKDGKWVSQGEFVTAGNASQFSDGAAASLLMSRAEARRRGLTPLGIYRGIAVGGCAPEEMGIGPVIAIPKLLKRFGLGIADIGLWEINEAFASQVLHCRDALQIPAERLNVNGGAIAIGHPFGMSGARMVGHALLEGRRRGVRYVVIAMCIGGGMGAAGLFELP; encoded by the coding sequence ATGGACCAGAATGAAGTCGTCATAGTCGCCACCGCCCGTACTGCGCTGGCCAAGTCGTTTCGCGGATCGTTCAACGACACCGAGGCCCCGGTGCTCGGCGGCCATGTGGTGCGCGCGGTGGTCGAGCGCGCCGGGATCGATCCGGCGGAAGTCGAGGACGTGATCATGGGCGCCGCCGTGCAGCAGGGCACCCAGGGCTACAACATCGGCCGGCTTTGCGCCTACACCGGCGGCTTGCCGGACAGCGTGCCGGGCATGGCCCTGGACCGCATGTGCGCCTCGGGCCTGATGAGCATTGGCGTCGCGGCCAAGAACATCATCAGCGGCGAGATGAACATCGCCATTGGTGGCGGCGTCGAATCACTGTCGCTGACCCAGAACAAGCACAAGAACAGCTACCGCTCGCAGTCCGAAGCGGTATTGCACGTGATGCCCAGCGCCTACATCCCGATGATCGAGACGGCCGAGATCGTCTCCCGCCGCTACGGCATCAGCCGCGCTGCCCAGGACGAATACTCCCTCCAGAGCCAGTTGCGCACCGCCGCCGCGCAACGCGATGGACTGTTCGATGAGGAGATCGTCCGTCTCAGCGTCGACAAGTTATTGTTCGCCGCCGACGGTCAGCCCAACGGTCATGAGCGCGTACAGGTCACCCGTGACGAGTGCAACCGGCCCAACACCCGCCTCGAAGACCTGGCCGCTTTGAAGCCGGTGTGGAAGGACGGCAAGTGGGTCAGCCAGGGCGAATTCGTCACCGCCGGCAACGCCTCGCAGTTTTCCGACGGCGCCGCCGCCAGCCTGCTGATGAGCCGTGCCGAGGCGCGCCGCCGTGGCCTGACACCGCTGGGCATCTACCGCGGCATTGCCGTCGGTGGTTGCGCGCCGGAAGAGATGGGCATTGGTCCGGTGATCGCCATTCCCAAGCTGCTCAAGCGCTTCGGCCTGGGCATTGCCGATATCGGTTTGTGGGAGATCAACGAGGCGTTCGCCAGCCAGGTCCTGCACTGCCGCGATGCCCTGCAGATCCCGGCCGAACGCCTCAACGTCAACGGCGGGGCGATTGCCATCGGGCATCCGTTCGGCATGTCCGGTGCGCGGATGGTCGGCCACGCCTTGCTCGAAGGGCGCCGGCGTGGCGTGCGCTACGTGGTGATCGCCATGTGCATCGGTGGCGGCATGGGCGCTGCCGGCCTGTTTGAACTGCCATAA
- a CDS encoding helix-turn-helix transcriptional regulator: MQSCLANAEVLTQMGLELAEYERIIGNIYDSAMDTRRLGDSLRQIRELFKANFVTLILRVQDEPLLSPMIVAGDVESGEGGINHYAYYAKSSLFDGLHTDTVFTVDQLISDTEWRRSAFYLLYCEPYDCFHMLGADIRMPDGGTVRFRINRPESHPRFADTERAMCAMLLPHLRRALHMHAMLDRSESLGSLYSQTINRLAVATIVLDENGTVVQLNPVAREILDSQDGLKIVGGRLEATYPSDNRELSRLVRNAFQRARQGAVKGLQVAEATSISRPSGQVNLGVVVELIPSQELLEGHGKPTVVVYVRDAVGKSLVSAGLTSQLYNLTPAETALALELANGLSLEEASETLNIRRNTARAHLRSIFSKTGVRRQTELVRIMLNSVVALGAPQAAVAQG; this comes from the coding sequence ATGCAAAGTTGTCTGGCCAATGCCGAGGTCCTCACGCAAATGGGCCTGGAGCTGGCGGAGTACGAGCGGATCATCGGCAACATCTACGATTCGGCAATGGATACCCGGCGCCTGGGCGACTCGTTGCGCCAGATCCGCGAACTGTTCAAGGCGAATTTCGTCACCCTGATCTTGCGGGTGCAGGACGAGCCATTGCTGTCGCCGATGATCGTTGCCGGCGATGTCGAGTCGGGGGAGGGTGGCATCAACCACTATGCCTACTACGCCAAATCCAGCCTGTTCGACGGCCTGCATACCGACACGGTGTTCACCGTCGACCAACTGATCAGCGACACCGAATGGCGGCGTTCGGCGTTTTACCTGCTGTACTGCGAACCCTATGACTGCTTTCACATGCTCGGCGCCGATATCCGCATGCCGGACGGCGGCACCGTGCGCTTTCGGATCAACCGCCCGGAAAGTCATCCACGCTTCGCCGACACTGAGCGGGCGATGTGCGCGATGCTCTTGCCGCACCTGCGCCGGGCCCTGCACATGCATGCCATGCTCGATCGCAGCGAGTCGCTGGGCAGCCTCTATTCACAAACCATCAATCGCCTGGCGGTGGCGACCATCGTCCTCGATGAAAACGGCACGGTGGTGCAACTTAATCCGGTGGCGCGAGAAATTCTCGACAGCCAGGACGGCCTGAAGATTGTCGGCGGGCGCCTGGAGGCGACGTACCCCAGCGACAATCGCGAGTTGTCGCGCCTGGTGCGCAACGCCTTCCAGCGTGCCCGGCAGGGTGCGGTCAAGGGCCTGCAGGTGGCCGAGGCGACTTCGATTTCCAGGCCTTCGGGGCAGGTCAACCTGGGAGTAGTGGTGGAGTTGATCCCGTCCCAGGAGCTGCTCGAAGGTCACGGCAAACCAACGGTGGTGGTGTACGTGCGCGACGCGGTGGGCAAGTCGCTGGTCAGCGCCGGACTGACCTCGCAGCTGTACAACCTGACCCCGGCCGAAACCGCGCTGGCCCTGGAATTGGCCAACGGCCTGTCGCTGGAGGAAGCCTCGGAGACCCTGAACATCCGCCGCAACACGGCCCGTGCACACCTGCGTTCGATCTTCTCCAAGACCGGCGTGCGGCGCCAGACCGAGCTGGTGCGGATCATGCTCAACAGCGTGGTGGCACTGGGCGCGCCGCAAGCTGCGGTGGCGCAAGGCTGA
- a CDS encoding DUF1329 domain-containing protein, which produces MIGSYQSPGRALALLLGCSLAAPAFAAPEDVARLGQDLTCVGAEKAGNADGSIPAFSGKWLGVPPHVDFKGTGNHPVDPYPEEKPLFVITAQNMAQYAEQLSDGQKALFKLYPATYKMPVYPSHRDFRFADSVCQASRENAKVARLVDDGEGVVGKTGGTAFPVPRSGLELLKNASTFTLRAWTEEYVSDNAYVLKDGNINWGRVHSRNLAPGLEPGKVGETTGNSSFYLNETLLPQRDKGEINTGTEFWNDKTEPRQSWRYDPGTRRVRQSPGYGFDMSFPGSGGSLTVDEVRLFNGSGQRYDWKIVGKREMFIPYNTYRLHAANLKYADLLTPGHINPDALRFERHRVWELEGTLKPGYRHLYGKRKLYIDEDTWFPMLADNYDNRGELWRTSMLNFFYAYETQRPQAGVGLYYDLNAGSYLAFNLINEQRNGYQLNKPGFSPKDFGPEAARRFGQ; this is translated from the coding sequence ATGATCGGCAGTTATCAGTCCCCGGGCCGGGCCCTGGCGCTACTTCTGGGATGCAGTCTCGCCGCTCCCGCTTTTGCCGCACCCGAGGACGTCGCGCGCCTGGGTCAGGACCTGACCTGCGTTGGCGCGGAAAAAGCCGGCAATGCCGACGGCAGCATCCCGGCGTTCAGCGGCAAATGGTTGGGCGTTCCGCCTCACGTCGACTTCAAGGGCACTGGCAATCACCCGGTGGACCCGTACCCGGAGGAAAAGCCGCTGTTCGTGATCACCGCGCAGAACATGGCGCAGTACGCCGAACAGTTGTCTGACGGCCAAAAAGCCCTGTTCAAGCTGTACCCGGCCACTTACAAAATGCCGGTCTATCCGAGTCACCGCGATTTCCGCTTCGCGGATTCGGTGTGCCAGGCCTCCCGCGAAAATGCCAAGGTGGCGCGGCTGGTGGATGACGGCGAAGGGGTGGTGGGCAAGACCGGCGGCACCGCGTTTCCGGTTCCGCGCAGCGGCCTGGAGTTGCTGAAAAATGCCTCGACCTTCACCCTGCGTGCCTGGACCGAGGAATACGTTTCCGACAACGCCTATGTGCTCAAGGACGGCAACATCAACTGGGGCCGCGTGCACTCGCGTAACCTGGCGCCGGGGCTGGAGCCGGGCAAGGTCGGCGAGACCACCGGCAACTCGTCGTTCTACCTCAACGAGACCCTGCTGCCGCAGCGGGACAAGGGCGAGATCAACACCGGTACCGAGTTCTGGAACGACAAGACCGAGCCGCGTCAGTCCTGGCGCTATGATCCGGGCACGCGTCGGGTTCGCCAGTCGCCGGGCTATGGCTTCGACATGTCGTTCCCGGGCAGCGGTGGTTCGCTCACCGTCGATGAGGTGCGGCTGTTCAACGGATCCGGGCAACGCTACGACTGGAAGATCGTCGGCAAGCGCGAGATGTTCATCCCCTACAACACCTATCGCCTACACGCGGCCAACCTCAAGTACGCCGATCTGCTGACCCCCGGCCACATCAATCCGGATGCGCTGCGTTTCGAGCGGCATCGGGTCTGGGAGCTGGAAGGCACCCTCAAGCCGGGTTATCGCCACCTCTACGGCAAGCGCAAGTTGTACATCGACGAAGACACCTGGTTCCCGATGCTCGCCGACAACTACGACAACCGTGGCGAACTGTGGCGCACTTCGATGCTGAATTTCTTTTATGCCTATGAAACCCAGCGTCCGCAGGCCGGCGTCGGCTTGTACTACGACCTCAACGCCGGCAGCTACCTGGCGTTCAACCTGATCAACGAGCAGCGCAACGGCTACCAATTGAACAAGCCAGGTTTCAGTCCCAAGGACTTCGGTCCTGAAGCGGCGCGGCGTTTCGGCCAGTAA
- a CDS encoding Rieske 2Fe-2S domain-containing protein: protein MTKLAELNIETAQRTHRYARGWHCLGNAADYRDGKPHTLEVFGTRLVAFADSQGNISVLDAYCPHMGADLSQGTIENDRLVCPFHHWKYDGGGKCVEIPYCKRIPPKAKTRSWLTCEENNLLFVWNNPEGRPPKEGVIIPHLPEMDDPDWIHDWNIDTMHIETNPRELVDNLVDAQHFGPVHGTPTKYFANVFEGHIGHQIFHGDSERLGGDLIAPSAYYGPATHFTHISSMFGDVRIHAILLNSHAPVTPNSFDLRFGCMVKRIPGWTEEQNQEVARAYVQGNRDSFYQDVVIWKHKIRIDKPVLAETDGPVYQLREWYEQFFTDEDQVPASMAERREFITVDER from the coding sequence ATGACCAAACTCGCTGAACTGAACATCGAGACCGCGCAGCGTACCCACCGTTACGCGCGCGGCTGGCACTGCCTGGGCAACGCTGCCGACTACCGTGACGGCAAGCCCCACACCCTGGAAGTCTTCGGCACCCGCCTGGTGGCGTTTGCCGACAGCCAGGGCAACATCAGCGTGCTCGATGCCTATTGCCCGCACATGGGCGCCGACCTGTCCCAGGGCACCATCGAGAATGATCGCCTGGTGTGCCCGTTCCACCACTGGAAGTACGATGGCGGCGGCAAGTGCGTGGAGATTCCCTACTGCAAGCGCATTCCGCCCAAGGCCAAGACCCGCAGCTGGTTGACCTGCGAGGAAAACAACCTGCTGTTCGTCTGGAACAACCCGGAAGGCCGTCCGCCGAAAGAAGGCGTGATCATTCCGCACCTGCCGGAGATGGATGATCCGGACTGGATTCACGACTGGAACATCGACACCATGCACATCGAAACCAACCCCCGCGAGTTGGTCGACAACCTGGTGGACGCCCAGCACTTCGGCCCGGTCCACGGCACGCCGACCAAGTATTTCGCCAACGTCTTCGAAGGCCACATCGGCCACCAGATCTTCCACGGCGACTCCGAGCGCCTCGGTGGCGACCTGATCGCGCCGTCGGCCTACTACGGCCCGGCCACTCACTTCACCCACATCAGCTCGATGTTCGGCGACGTGCGCATCCACGCGATCCTGCTCAACAGCCACGCGCCGGTGACGCCCAACAGCTTCGACCTGCGCTTCGGTTGCATGGTCAAGCGCATTCCGGGCTGGACCGAAGAGCAGAATCAGGAAGTAGCGCGGGCTTACGTCCAGGGCAACCGCGATTCGTTCTACCAGGACGTGGTGATCTGGAAGCACAAGATCCGCATCGACAAGCCGGTACTGGCCGAGACCGACGGCCCGGTCTATCAACTGCGTGAGTGGTACGAGCAGTTCTTCACCGACGAGGACCAGGTGCCGGCGAGCATGGCCGAGCGTCGCGAATTCATCACCGTCGACGAACGCTGA
- a CDS encoding MFS transporter — protein sequence MLATLKHYPRAVNLLLTATSVLTLARAITLPYLVIYLSSRFGLNVAEIGLVVGSTLIIGSLLSLYGGFLLDKLANFWLILTFSGLYATGFLGTFLAGDLWLFYLCLVAINLAYAVIDIAVKSGFGNLLPVAERSEAFSIKYTLTNIGYAVGPFLGAGLAQLDISLPFVLSAGLSAGFTLAYWRWGERGLSNLDPQPAPFLAVGRLLLRDQRLVCFTLGGLLCAVVFGQFTAWLSQYLVTTTTPENTYRVISSIVATNATLVICLQYSIGRRISQRHLNLWLAAGLSLFILGLIGFALADSLLIWVIAMAVFTLGEIIVFPAEYMFIDNIAPNHLRGMYYAAQNLGNLGAALGPVLCGLLLATQPAHSIFVMLVLFVMVGGGFYWLGGAVGGGSKC from the coding sequence ATGCTCGCGACGCTGAAACACTATCCCCGGGCGGTGAACCTGCTGCTGACGGCCACCAGCGTACTGACCCTCGCCCGGGCGATCACCCTGCCCTATCTGGTGATTTACCTGTCCAGCCGTTTCGGCCTGAACGTTGCCGAGATCGGTCTGGTGGTCGGCAGCACGCTGATCATCGGCTCGCTGTTGAGCCTGTACGGCGGTTTCCTGTTGGACAAACTGGCCAACTTCTGGCTGATCCTGACTTTCAGCGGCCTCTATGCCACCGGCTTTCTCGGCACCTTTCTCGCCGGCGACCTGTGGCTGTTCTACCTGTGCCTGGTGGCGATCAACCTGGCCTATGCGGTGATCGACATCGCGGTCAAATCCGGCTTTGGCAACCTGCTGCCGGTGGCTGAGCGCAGCGAAGCATTTTCCATCAAGTACACCCTGACCAACATTGGCTATGCGGTCGGCCCGTTTCTCGGTGCCGGGCTGGCGCAGCTGGATATCAGCCTGCCGTTCGTGTTGTCCGCCGGGTTGTCCGCCGGGTTTACCCTGGCCTATTGGCGCTGGGGCGAGCGCGGCCTGAGCAACCTCGACCCGCAGCCGGCGCCGTTCCTGGCGGTGGGCAGACTGCTGTTGCGCGACCAGCGGCTGGTCTGCTTCACCCTCGGCGGACTGCTGTGCGCCGTGGTGTTCGGCCAATTCACCGCCTGGCTCTCGCAGTACCTGGTGACCACCACCACGCCGGAAAACACCTACCGCGTGATCAGCAGCATCGTCGCCACCAATGCGACGCTGGTGATCTGCCTGCAATACAGCATCGGCCGGCGCATCAGCCAGCGTCACCTGAACCTGTGGCTGGCGGCGGGCCTAAGTCTGTTCATCCTCGGCCTGATCGGCTTCGCCCTGGCCGACAGCCTGCTGATCTGGGTGATCGCCATGGCGGTGTTCACCCTCGGCGAAATCATCGTGTTCCCCGCCGAATACATGTTCATCGACAACATCGCCCCCAACCACCTGCGCGGCATGTACTACGCCGCACAAAACCTCGGCAACCTCGGCGCGGCGCTGGGGCCGGTGTTGTGCGGACTGCTGTTGGCGACGCAGCCGGCGCATAGCATCTTTGTGATGCTGGTGCTGTTTGTGATGGTCGGTGGCGGGTTTTATTGGCTGGGTGGCGCGGTGGGGGGCGGGTCAAAATGTTGA
- a CDS encoding LysR family transcriptional regulator translates to MFASERLKGIDVFVCVTQAGSFKAAAEKMHLTGSAISKSIARLESRLGTRLFERTTRRLALTDAGTAFYRTCTGVLADLEEAELALQAEVSEPCGRVRIDLPGAFGRARVLPILLRWLEEHPGLIPHITFSDGFIEPFQEGVDVQVRIGGVDTWPDTVGQRLLGREWHVLCAAPGYLARRGTPLTERDLDDHQCIAYGWVDGTVSPWTFAGDSTGTTLRRHVPARLVVGNGEGLLMAALAGSGIAQLPSWLIQQQLADGTLVEVLPHLASEGLPIHLAWLKSRQALPRVSALLQVLAAELTAR, encoded by the coding sequence ATGTTTGCTTCCGAACGCCTGAAAGGGATTGATGTGTTCGTCTGCGTCACGCAAGCGGGCAGTTTCAAGGCGGCTGCCGAGAAAATGCACCTGACCGGCTCGGCCATCAGTAAAAGTATTGCGCGTCTGGAAAGCCGGCTGGGGACGCGGCTGTTCGAGCGCACTACCCGCCGTCTGGCGCTGACTGATGCCGGCACTGCTTTCTATCGCACTTGCACCGGGGTACTGGCCGATCTGGAGGAAGCCGAGCTGGCACTGCAGGCTGAAGTCAGCGAGCCCTGCGGCCGGGTGCGCATCGACCTGCCGGGGGCATTCGGTCGGGCGCGGGTGCTGCCGATCCTCCTGCGCTGGCTCGAGGAGCATCCCGGGTTGATCCCGCACATCACCTTTTCCGATGGTTTTATCGAGCCGTTCCAGGAGGGGGTGGATGTGCAGGTGCGCATTGGTGGCGTCGACACCTGGCCGGACACGGTCGGCCAACGACTCTTGGGCCGCGAGTGGCATGTGTTGTGTGCGGCGCCTGGCTATCTGGCCCGGCGAGGCACGCCGCTGACCGAGCGCGATCTCGATGATCACCAATGCATCGCCTATGGCTGGGTCGACGGCACGGTTAGCCCCTGGACCTTTGCCGGCGACTCCACGGGAACAACCCTGCGCCGCCACGTGCCGGCGCGTCTGGTGGTGGGCAATGGCGAAGGCTTGCTGATGGCCGCTCTGGCCGGCAGCGGCATCGCCCAGCTACCCTCGTGGCTGATCCAGCAGCAGTTGGCCGACGGTACATTGGTCGAAGTTTTGCCGCACTTGGCCAGCGAGGGCCTGCCGATCCATCTGGCGTGGCTCAAGAGTCGCCAGGCCTTGCCCAGGGTCAGTGCCTTGCTGCAGGTGCTGGCGGCTGAGCTGACCGCACGATGA
- a CDS encoding GFA family protein, translated as MTSGHCLCTSVGFSLKVQPRFFYRCHCSLCRLQTGVGHNLATLVRAEDFHWVQGHELIRSWQKPSGYRNDFCGQCGSTVPNPLRESPYVWVPLGLLDSALEMRCVGDFCSADAMPWDDHRSAHCFDAATPSLAFLLDRLQVNQGEIALEQQDAD; from the coding sequence GTGACATCAGGACACTGTCTGTGCACATCCGTGGGCTTTTCCCTCAAGGTCCAGCCACGTTTTTTCTATCGCTGCCATTGCAGCCTGTGCCGCCTGCAGACCGGAGTCGGGCATAACCTCGCGACCCTGGTCAGGGCCGAGGATTTTCACTGGGTGCAGGGGCATGAGTTGATTCGCAGCTGGCAAAAGCCCAGTGGCTACCGCAACGACTTCTGCGGCCAATGCGGCTCGACCGTGCCCAATCCGCTGCGCGAATCGCCTTATGTCTGGGTCCCCCTGGGTTTGCTCGACAGTGCGCTGGAAATGCGCTGCGTCGGCGACTTCTGCAGCGCCGACGCCATGCCCTGGGACGACCATCGTTCGGCCCACTGCTTTGACGCGGCGACGCCGTCGCTGGCGTTTTTGCTCGACAGGTTGCAGGTCAATCAGGGGGAAATTGCGCTGGAGCAACAGGATGCGGACTAA